A portion of the Micromonospora vinacea genome contains these proteins:
- the aceE gene encoding pyruvate dehydrogenase (acetyl-transferring), homodimeric type produces the protein MATERKRPVISDGLPSQLPDIDPEETSEWVESLDGVIDERGAKRARYVMLRLLERARERQVGVPPLTTTDYINTIPSEREPWFPGDEHVERRIRAYVRWNAAMLVHRAQRPEIGVGGHISTFASSASLYEVGFNHFFRGKNHPGGGDQIFYQGHASPGMYARAFLEGRLSEHQLDGFRQELSHPGGGLPSYPHPRLMPDFWEFPTVSMGLGGLNAIYQARFNRYLQHRGIKDTSQQHVWAFLGDGEMDEPETLGAIGVAAREELDNLTFVINCNLQRLDGPVRGNGKVMQELEAFFRGAGWNVIKVVWGREWDPLLAADTDGALVNLMNTTTDGDYQTYKAESGAYVREHFFGRDSRTRKMVEPLSDDEIWNLKRGGHDYRKLYAAYKAATEHTGQPTVILAKTIKGWTLGSHFEGRNATHQMKKLTLEDLKTFRDRLYLDIPDKALEDNPYLPPYFHPGEKSEELTYLKERREQLGGYLPSRRTSTKRLAIPGPERFADIKRGSGKQKVATTQAFVRLLKDVMKDKEFGKRWVPIIPDEARTFGLDSIFPTAKIYSPHGQRYTSVDRELFLSYKESTSGQILHEGINEAGSVASFTAAGSAYATHDEPMIPMYIFYSMFGFQRTADGLWAAADQMARGFLLGATAGRTTLNGEGLQHEDGHSLLIAATNPAVVAYDPAFAYEIAHILEQGLHRMYGDAQENVFYYLTVYNEPTLQPAEPADVDVEGLLKGIYRYSPAPQVDGPKANLLASGTGMQWALKAQQLLAQDWGVGADVWSVTSWTELRRDAVETEEYNLLNPGAEAKVPYIQQKLADADGPKVAVSDFMRAVPDLIARWVPGDYTSLGTDGFGMSDTRHALRRHFHVDAESIVVATLRQLARSGAVATTVPAEAAKKYAIDDVNAAPVGETGGDS, from the coding sequence ACACCATCCCGTCCGAGCGCGAGCCCTGGTTCCCGGGTGACGAGCACGTCGAGCGGCGGATCCGGGCGTACGTCCGGTGGAACGCCGCCATGCTGGTGCACCGGGCGCAGCGCCCGGAGATCGGCGTCGGCGGGCACATCTCCACCTTCGCCAGCTCGGCGTCGCTCTACGAGGTGGGCTTCAACCACTTCTTCCGGGGCAAGAACCACCCGGGCGGTGGCGACCAGATCTTCTACCAGGGCCACGCCTCCCCCGGCATGTACGCGCGGGCGTTCCTGGAGGGGCGGCTCAGCGAGCACCAGCTCGACGGGTTCCGCCAGGAGCTGTCGCACCCCGGCGGTGGGCTGCCCTCGTACCCGCACCCTCGGCTGATGCCGGACTTCTGGGAGTTCCCCACCGTCTCGATGGGCCTCGGCGGTCTGAACGCGATCTACCAGGCCCGGTTCAACAGGTACCTGCAGCACCGCGGCATCAAGGACACCTCCCAGCAGCACGTCTGGGCGTTCCTCGGCGACGGCGAGATGGACGAGCCGGAGACGCTCGGCGCCATCGGTGTGGCCGCCCGCGAGGAGCTGGACAACCTCACCTTCGTGATCAACTGCAACCTGCAGCGGCTGGACGGCCCGGTCCGGGGCAACGGCAAGGTCATGCAGGAGCTGGAGGCGTTCTTCCGGGGTGCCGGCTGGAACGTCATCAAGGTCGTCTGGGGTCGTGAGTGGGACCCGCTGCTCGCCGCGGACACCGACGGCGCGTTGGTCAACCTGATGAACACCACCACCGACGGCGACTACCAGACCTACAAGGCGGAGTCCGGCGCGTACGTGCGGGAGCACTTCTTCGGCCGGGACTCCCGGACCCGCAAGATGGTCGAGCCGCTCAGCGACGACGAGATCTGGAACCTCAAGCGGGGTGGGCACGACTACCGCAAGCTCTACGCGGCCTACAAGGCGGCCACCGAGCACACCGGTCAGCCCACCGTCATCCTGGCGAAGACGATCAAGGGCTGGACCCTCGGCTCGCACTTCGAGGGCCGCAACGCGACCCACCAGATGAAGAAGCTGACGCTGGAGGACTTGAAGACCTTCCGCGACCGGCTCTACCTGGACATCCCGGACAAGGCGCTGGAGGACAACCCCTACCTGCCGCCGTACTTCCACCCGGGCGAGAAGTCCGAGGAGCTGACGTACCTCAAGGAGCGGCGCGAGCAGCTCGGCGGGTACCTGCCGTCCCGGCGGACCAGCACGAAGCGGCTGGCCATCCCCGGCCCGGAGCGGTTCGCCGACATCAAGCGCGGCTCGGGCAAGCAGAAGGTGGCCACCACGCAGGCCTTCGTCCGTCTGCTCAAGGACGTGATGAAGGACAAGGAGTTCGGCAAGCGCTGGGTGCCGATCATCCCGGACGAGGCCCGCACCTTCGGTCTGGACTCGATCTTCCCGACCGCGAAGATCTACTCGCCGCACGGCCAGCGCTACACCTCGGTCGACCGCGAGCTGTTCCTGTCGTACAAGGAGTCGACCTCCGGGCAGATCCTGCACGAGGGGATCAACGAGGCCGGTTCGGTGGCCTCGTTCACCGCGGCCGGCTCGGCGTACGCCACGCACGACGAGCCGATGATCCCGATGTACATCTTCTACTCGATGTTCGGGTTCCAGCGGACCGCCGACGGGCTGTGGGCTGCGGCCGACCAGATGGCCCGGGGCTTCCTGCTCGGCGCCACAGCGGGTCGGACCACGCTCAACGGTGAGGGCCTTCAGCACGAGGACGGGCACTCGCTGCTGATCGCGGCCACCAACCCGGCAGTGGTGGCGTACGACCCGGCGTTCGCGTACGAGATCGCGCACATCCTGGAGCAGGGTCTGCACCGGATGTACGGGGACGCGCAGGAAAACGTCTTCTACTACCTGACTGTCTACAACGAGCCGACGCTCCAGCCGGCCGAGCCGGCCGACGTGGACGTGGAGGGCCTGCTCAAGGGCATCTACCGCTACTCGCCGGCACCGCAGGTCGACGGCCCGAAGGCCAACCTGCTCGCCTCGGGCACGGGGATGCAGTGGGCGCTCAAGGCCCAGCAGCTGCTCGCCCAGGACTGGGGTGTGGGCGCGGACGTCTGGTCGGTGACCTCGTGGACCGAGCTGCGCCGCGACGCGGTGGAGACCGAGGAGTACAACCTGCTCAACCCGGGCGCCGAGGCGAAGGTTCCGTACATCCAGCAGAAGCTGGCCGACGCGGACGGCCCGAAGGTCGCGGTCAGCGACTTCATGCGTGCGGTACCGGATCTGATCGCCCGCTGGGTACCCGGCGACTACACGTCGCTCGGCACCGACGGTTTCGGCATGTCGGACACCCGGCACGCGCTGCGCCGGCACTTCCACGTCGACGCGGAGTCGATCGTGGTGGCCACGCTGCGGCAGCTCGCCCGCAGCGGCGCGGTGGCGACCACGGTTCCGGCCGAGGCCGCCAAGAAGTACGCGATCGACGACGTCAACGCCGCCCCGGTCGGCGAGACCGGCGGCGACAGCTGA
- a CDS encoding SRPBCC family protein: MILVERSAHVAAPIEVVWDVVQRAEQLPAWLAGVRAAEVLSGEGFGRRQLVQAGRGSAHEAEVIAYQEPTLIGWRERAKGAGSRAEARTEIYVQLTGDEEEGGTIVRLIVVRWPAGPVKAALLRLGLRRVGADLEDSLARLTDLAAVG, encoded by the coding sequence ATGATCCTCGTGGAACGCAGTGCGCACGTGGCGGCGCCAATTGAAGTGGTCTGGGATGTCGTGCAGCGGGCCGAGCAGTTGCCGGCCTGGCTGGCCGGGGTCCGCGCGGCCGAAGTGCTCTCGGGAGAGGGCTTCGGGCGGCGACAACTGGTCCAGGCGGGGCGCGGCTCGGCGCATGAGGCCGAGGTGATCGCCTACCAGGAGCCGACGCTGATCGGCTGGCGGGAACGGGCCAAGGGAGCGGGATCTCGCGCGGAGGCGCGCACCGAGATCTACGTCCAGCTCACCGGAGACGAGGAGGAGGGCGGGACCATCGTGCGCCTCATCGTGGTCCGCTGGCCGGCCGGCCCGGTCAAGGCGGCCCTGCTGCGCCTCGGACTGCGTCGGGTCGGCGCCGACCTGGAGGACTCGCTGGCCCGGCTCACCGACCTGGCCGCCGTCGGCTGA
- a CDS encoding GH1 family beta-glucosidase, whose translation MSTAPLPQFPTGFRWGVSTSAHQIEGATTADGRAPSIWDTFARSPGRISDGSSGEVACDHYHRRTEDVALLAGLGVSAYRFSIAWPRVQPTGAGPANPAGLDFYDRLVDELLAAGVDPVATLYHWDLPQPLEDAGGWLHRDTAARFAEYAEKTAARLGDRVRLWITLNEPFIHMSLGYGMGVHAPGRMLLFDAFPVAHHQLLGHGLAVAALRAHTASPVAIANNYSPVRVLGDRDADRAAGAAYEALHNRLFTDPLLGRGYPELPGFDPSVIHPGDLDTIAAPLDVLGVNYYNPTGVRAAEEGSPLPFDLVPLDGYPRTAFDWPVAPDGLRELLGWLRDTYGDELPPIEITESGCAYDDVPDADGQVTDTERIAYLDGHLRAVRAAVDDGVDVRGYFVWSLLDNWEWAEGFTKRFGLVHVDYATQTRTPKSSYTWLRDVIAASRPGSTR comes from the coding sequence ATGTCGACCGCACCGTTGCCCCAGTTCCCCACCGGCTTCCGCTGGGGCGTCTCCACATCGGCCCACCAGATCGAGGGCGCCACCACTGCCGACGGCCGAGCCCCGTCCATCTGGGACACCTTCGCGCGCTCCCCCGGGCGGATCAGCGACGGCAGCAGCGGCGAGGTGGCCTGCGACCACTACCACCGGCGCACCGAGGACGTGGCGCTGCTGGCCGGCCTGGGCGTCTCCGCGTACCGGTTCTCCATCGCCTGGCCCCGGGTCCAGCCCACCGGCGCCGGCCCGGCCAACCCGGCCGGCCTGGACTTCTACGACCGGCTGGTGGACGAGTTGCTGGCCGCCGGCGTCGACCCGGTCGCCACCCTCTACCACTGGGACCTGCCGCAACCCCTCGAAGACGCCGGCGGCTGGCTGCACCGCGACACCGCCGCCCGGTTCGCCGAGTACGCCGAGAAGACCGCCGCCCGGCTCGGCGACCGGGTCCGGCTCTGGATCACCCTGAACGAGCCGTTCATCCACATGAGCCTCGGCTACGGCATGGGCGTGCACGCCCCCGGCCGCATGCTGCTGTTCGACGCCTTCCCGGTCGCCCACCACCAACTGCTCGGGCACGGACTCGCGGTCGCCGCGCTGCGGGCGCATACCGCCAGCCCTGTGGCGATCGCCAACAACTACTCGCCGGTGCGGGTGCTCGGCGACCGCGACGCCGACCGGGCCGCCGGGGCCGCGTACGAGGCGCTGCACAACCGGCTCTTCACCGACCCGCTGCTCGGCCGCGGCTACCCGGAACTGCCCGGCTTCGACCCGAGCGTCATCCACCCCGGCGACCTCGACACGATCGCCGCGCCGCTCGACGTGCTCGGGGTCAACTACTACAACCCCACCGGGGTACGTGCTGCCGAGGAGGGCTCGCCCCTGCCGTTCGACCTCGTGCCGCTGGACGGCTACCCACGTACCGCCTTCGACTGGCCGGTGGCCCCCGACGGGCTACGCGAACTGCTCGGCTGGCTGCGCGACACGTACGGCGACGAGCTGCCACCCATCGAGATCACCGAGAGCGGCTGCGCGTACGACGACGTACCCGACGCCGACGGGCAGGTGACCGACACGGAGCGGATCGCGTACCTCGACGGGCACCTGCGCGCGGTGCGGGCCGCCGTCGACGACGGGGTGGACGTCCGCGGGTACTTCGTCTGGTCGTTGCTGGACAACTGGGAGTGGGCCGAGGGGTTCACCAAGCGCTTCGGTCTGGTGCACGTCGACTACGCCACCCAGACCCGTACGCCGAAGTCGTCGTACACCTGGTTGCGGGACGTGATCGCGGCCAGCCGGCCGGGGTCGACGCGGTGA
- a CDS encoding MFS transporter: MTTLDPTPASLPASLAEPTVPVRRSWIGLIFAANLGVWMAFFTPIQVLLPQQIEQIAPGDKENMLAVVTGLGALAAVLANPLAGALSDRTCLRIAGREFGRRHIWTAGGAVLGAAALVLLAQQRTILGVALGWVAAQVCFNAMLASLSAAIPDRVPVRQRGGVSGWVGIPQALGLVLGAVLVTAVVTGNTAGYLAIAVAILLLSLPFALLTPDEPLPRTHRPAIRTRALLASMWISPRRHPDFAWAWITRFLVQLGNALGTLYLLYFLSDGVRHPDPEGGLLVLILLYTLGMMLTAVVAGRMSDRSGRRKIYVIVSGLIMAVAALLLAVAPVWPMAIVAALLLGAGYGIYLSVDAALITQVLPRATDRAKDLGVINIANSAPQVLGPALSAPLVVYLGGYPTLYAVTAVVTVLGSALVVKIRSVP; this comes from the coding sequence GTGACCACCCTCGACCCGACGCCGGCGTCGCTGCCGGCGTCGCTCGCCGAACCGACGGTGCCGGTGCGGCGCAGCTGGATCGGTTTGATCTTCGCGGCCAACCTCGGCGTGTGGATGGCGTTCTTCACGCCCATCCAGGTGCTGCTGCCGCAGCAGATCGAGCAGATCGCGCCCGGCGACAAGGAGAACATGCTGGCCGTGGTCACCGGCCTCGGTGCGCTGGCCGCGGTGCTGGCCAACCCCCTCGCTGGCGCACTCTCCGACCGGACCTGCCTGCGCATCGCCGGCCGCGAGTTCGGTCGGCGGCACATCTGGACGGCGGGCGGGGCCGTGCTGGGCGCGGCGGCCCTGGTGCTGCTGGCCCAGCAGCGGACCATCCTCGGGGTCGCCCTCGGCTGGGTCGCCGCGCAGGTCTGCTTCAACGCGATGCTGGCCAGCCTCAGCGCGGCCATCCCGGACCGGGTTCCGGTGCGTCAGCGCGGCGGGGTCTCGGGTTGGGTGGGCATCCCGCAGGCGCTCGGGTTGGTGCTCGGCGCGGTGCTGGTCACCGCAGTGGTCACCGGCAACACCGCCGGCTACCTGGCCATCGCCGTGGCCATCCTGCTGTTGTCGCTGCCGTTCGCGCTGCTCACCCCCGACGAGCCGCTGCCGCGTACGCATCGGCCGGCGATCCGGACGCGGGCGCTGCTGGCCTCGATGTGGATCAGCCCCCGCCGGCACCCGGATTTCGCCTGGGCCTGGATCACCCGGTTCCTGGTCCAGTTGGGCAACGCGCTGGGCACCCTCTACCTGCTGTACTTCCTCAGCGACGGGGTGCGCCACCCCGACCCCGAGGGCGGCCTGCTGGTGCTGATCCTGCTCTACACGCTCGGGATGATGCTGACCGCTGTGGTCGCCGGCCGGATGTCCGACCGGTCCGGCCGGCGCAAGATCTACGTGATCGTCTCCGGGCTGATCATGGCAGTGGCGGCGCTGCTGCTCGCTGTCGCGCCGGTCTGGCCGATGGCCATCGTCGCGGCGCTGCTGCTCGGCGCCGGCTACGGCATCTACCTCTCGGTGGACGCCGCGTTGATCACGCAGGTGCTGCCCCGGGCCACCGACCGGGCCAAGGACCTGGGAGTCATCAACATCGCCAACTCGGCGCCGCAGGTGCTCGGCCCGGCGCTCTCCGCCCCGCTCGTGGTCTACCTGGGTGGCTATCCCACGCTCTACGCGGTCACCGCCGTGGTCACAGTGCTCGGCAGCGCCCTGGTCGTCAAGATCCGCTCGGTGCCGTGA
- the gltX gene encoding glutamate--tRNA ligase, with translation MTVRVRFAPSPTGMFHVGGARSALQNWIFAKQQGGVFVLRIEDTDAARNKPEWTEGILSALDWIGISRGSYEGPYFQSANAGEHRAAAARLYESGRAYYCDCTREDVQARTGSQYQGYDGYHRDRGLGPGPGHALRFRTPDEGTTVVVDLIRGEPTFENKLIEDFVIARGDGSPVFLLANVVDDMTMGITHVIRAEEHLPNTPKQQLLWEALGVKPPVWAHVPVVVNEKRQKLSKRRDKVALEAYRDEGYLAGAMRNYLMLLGWAPSGDREIVPWSVIEDEFRLDEVNLSSAFFDEKKLRAFNGEYIRALPVAEFVDACQPWLTGTGTIPPPPWQPEEFDADAFAAVAPLAQTRIAVLSEIVPNVDFLFLASPLIDEAAWTKTMKDGSAELLDDAVAAFEALESWDAESLKSTLEAVGAERGLKLGKTQAPVRVAVTGRTVGLPLFESLEVLGRERTLTRIRAARLRLV, from the coding sequence GTGACAGTACGTGTGCGATTCGCCCCCTCCCCGACCGGTATGTTCCACGTCGGCGGCGCCCGCTCGGCGCTGCAGAACTGGATCTTCGCCAAGCAGCAGGGCGGCGTGTTCGTGCTGCGCATCGAGGACACCGACGCGGCGCGCAACAAGCCCGAGTGGACCGAGGGCATCCTCTCCGCGCTGGACTGGATCGGGATCTCCCGGGGCAGCTACGAGGGCCCGTACTTCCAGTCGGCGAATGCGGGCGAGCACCGGGCCGCCGCCGCGCGCCTGTACGAGTCGGGCCGCGCCTACTACTGCGACTGCACCCGCGAGGACGTGCAGGCCCGCACCGGCTCGCAGTACCAGGGCTACGACGGCTACCACCGCGACCGTGGCCTCGGCCCGGGCCCGGGGCACGCGCTGCGCTTCCGTACGCCGGACGAGGGCACGACAGTGGTGGTCGACCTGATCCGCGGTGAGCCCACCTTCGAGAACAAGCTCATCGAGGACTTCGTCATCGCCCGGGGCGACGGCTCGCCGGTCTTCCTGCTGGCCAACGTCGTCGACGACATGACCATGGGGATCACCCACGTGATCCGGGCCGAGGAGCACCTGCCCAACACCCCCAAGCAGCAGCTGCTCTGGGAAGCCCTCGGGGTCAAGCCGCCGGTCTGGGCGCACGTGCCGGTGGTGGTCAACGAGAAGCGGCAGAAGCTCTCCAAGCGCCGGGACAAGGTCGCCCTGGAGGCGTACCGCGACGAGGGTTACCTCGCCGGCGCGATGCGCAACTACCTCATGCTGCTCGGCTGGGCCCCCTCCGGCGACCGGGAGATCGTCCCCTGGTCGGTGATCGAGGACGAGTTCCGGCTGGACGAGGTCAACCTCTCCTCGGCGTTCTTCGACGAGAAGAAGCTGCGGGCGTTCAACGGTGAGTACATTCGCGCGCTGCCGGTGGCCGAGTTCGTCGACGCCTGCCAGCCGTGGCTGACCGGCACCGGGACCATCCCGCCACCGCCGTGGCAGCCAGAGGAGTTCGACGCCGACGCGTTCGCCGCCGTGGCGCCGCTGGCCCAGACGCGCATCGCGGTGCTCAGCGAGATCGTGCCGAACGTCGACTTCCTCTTCCTGGCCTCGCCGCTGATCGACGAGGCCGCCTGGACCAAGACCATGAAGGACGGCTCCGCCGAGCTGCTGGACGACGCGGTCGCAGCGTTCGAGGCACTGGAGTCGTGGGACGCCGAGTCGCTGAAGTCGACGCTGGAGGCGGTCGGCGCCGAGCGGGGCCTCAAGCTCGGCAAGACGCAGGCGCCGGTGCGGGTCGCGGTCACCGGCCGCACCGTGGGCCTGCCGCTGTTCGAGTCGCTGGAGGTGCTCGGTCGCGAGCGCACCCTGACCCGGATCCGCGCCGCCCGCCTGCGCCTGGTCTGA
- a CDS encoding copper resistance CopC family protein, with protein MPVVLGVAFGVSFLVPATPAAAHNELTGSDPRNGARVATAPARIELRFLAKPSPASTKITITGPDNVVAGGTPAFDGSRVRVPFKPAAAGLYIVGYQLASSDGHPVKGEVRFTLTSGTAADPSASPSAAASTSPVGSPSAGAPAVGAPSAGPTSATSGSSTVPAASERSDSGSRWWPWALGGLVLLAALAAGLVFRRRRRVQ; from the coding sequence ATGCCAGTGGTGCTCGGCGTGGCGTTCGGTGTGTCGTTTCTGGTGCCGGCGACACCAGCCGCCGCCCACAACGAGCTGACCGGCAGCGACCCGCGCAACGGCGCCCGCGTGGCGACGGCACCTGCCCGGATCGAACTGCGGTTCCTCGCCAAGCCGTCACCGGCTTCGACGAAGATCACAATAACCGGACCGGACAATGTGGTCGCTGGCGGGACTCCCGCCTTCGACGGCAGCCGGGTGCGGGTGCCGTTCAAGCCGGCCGCCGCGGGGCTCTACATCGTCGGCTACCAGCTCGCGTCGTCCGACGGGCATCCGGTGAAGGGCGAGGTGCGGTTCACCCTGACCAGCGGCACCGCGGCGGACCCGTCCGCCTCGCCGTCGGCCGCCGCCAGCACCAGCCCGGTCGGGTCGCCCTCGGCTGGCGCGCCCGCCGTCGGCGCACCCTCCGCAGGGCCTACGTCGGCGACGTCCGGCAGTTCGACGGTGCCGGCGGCGTCGGAGCGGTCCGACTCCGGCAGTCGTTGGTGGCCCTGGGCGCTTGGCGGTTTGGTGCTGCTCGCTGCCCTCGCGGCCGGCCTCGTGTTCCGCCGCCGCCGACGGGTTCAGTGA
- a CDS encoding sensor histidine kinase, whose translation MRPPPWLDSGTLGRDLVLAGASLAGGLVLYTLGWQPQVRPDADVPSALFLPPLLAVCVAVGLRRVAPRASLAVGTGALVVDTALGSSLGTLLVYTQVLYDACVYGPSRLWRWLLRITVALSLIGVVVGVLVHGQWSGAALGVLVVLVGLLPVLTGISVRQYRDQAAAERARAEQTARLVELDRRQAVSAERARMARELHDVVANHLSAVAIHATAVLSVPGLDRGQVESALRVIRESSVQGLAEMRQMIEVLREPGTSAGPGTPEVVTARLAEADGLVERARAAGLAVRVRTDGTPGALPVGVDLAAYRIVQESLTNALKHGTGEAELTIAYRPAEVVLTVENPVRRGGAGLPGAGAGLIGMRERATLLAGRFTAGPHDGRWRVRAALPTGEVG comes from the coding sequence ATGCGTCCGCCACCATGGCTCGACTCCGGCACCCTCGGCCGTGACCTCGTGCTGGCCGGTGCGTCGCTGGCCGGCGGCCTGGTGCTCTACACCCTGGGTTGGCAACCGCAGGTCCGTCCGGACGCTGACGTGCCGTCGGCGTTGTTCCTGCCGCCGCTGCTGGCGGTCTGCGTCGCCGTCGGCCTGCGGCGGGTCGCACCGCGCGCCAGCCTGGCCGTGGGGACCGGCGCGCTGGTGGTCGACACGGCGCTGGGCAGTTCGCTGGGCACGCTCCTGGTCTACACGCAGGTGCTCTACGACGCCTGCGTGTACGGCCCGTCCCGGCTGTGGCGGTGGTTGCTGCGGATCACCGTGGCGCTGAGCCTGATCGGGGTGGTCGTCGGTGTGCTCGTGCACGGTCAGTGGAGCGGGGCGGCGCTCGGGGTGCTGGTGGTGCTCGTCGGGCTGCTGCCGGTGCTGACCGGCATCAGTGTTCGGCAGTACCGCGACCAGGCCGCCGCCGAGCGGGCGCGGGCCGAACAGACCGCCCGGTTGGTGGAGTTGGACCGTCGGCAGGCGGTCAGCGCCGAGCGGGCCCGGATGGCCCGGGAGCTGCACGACGTGGTCGCGAACCACCTGAGCGCGGTGGCCATCCACGCCACCGCCGTGCTCTCCGTGCCGGGGTTGGATCGCGGGCAGGTGGAGTCGGCGTTGCGGGTGATCAGGGAGAGCAGCGTGCAGGGGCTGGCGGAGATGCGGCAGATGATCGAGGTGCTGCGCGAGCCCGGGACCAGCGCCGGGCCGGGTACGCCGGAGGTGGTCACCGCGCGGCTGGCCGAGGCGGACGGACTGGTCGAGCGGGCTCGGGCGGCCGGCCTCGCGGTGCGGGTCCGGACCGACGGCACGCCGGGCGCACTGCCGGTGGGGGTGGACCTCGCCGCGTACCGGATCGTGCAGGAGTCGCTGACGAACGCGCTCAAGCACGGTACGGGTGAGGCGGAGCTGACGATCGCGTACCGGCCGGCCGAGGTGGTGCTGACTGTGGAGAACCCGGTCCGGCGGGGCGGTGCCGGCCTGCCGGGCGCCGGGGCCGGGCTGATCGGTATGCGGGAGCGGGCCACCCTGCTGGCCGGCCGATTCACCGCCGGGCCGCACGACGGTCGCTGGCGGGTGCGGGCGGCCCTGCCCACCGGGGAGGTCGGGTGA
- a CDS encoding response regulator transcription factor, with protein sequence MTGPARPPDTAGVATVRVVLADDQPAVRAGLALILNGSPGVEVVGEAADGDAAVRLCRELRPDVAVLDVRMPHRDGISATRAIVGDGLADVLVLTTFDLDEYVFGALRAGAAGFLLKDTDADGLVSAVRTVARGDGFIAPTVTRRLITAFAATAPGASADARAALGTLTPRERDVLACLGLGLSNQQIADRLVLAESTTKTHVSRILAKLDLRSRVQAAILAQEVGLPPPPQP encoded by the coding sequence GTGACCGGGCCGGCGCGGCCACCGGACACCGCGGGCGTGGCGACGGTACGGGTGGTGCTCGCCGACGACCAACCGGCGGTACGGGCCGGACTGGCACTGATTTTGAACGGCTCACCGGGTGTCGAGGTGGTCGGTGAGGCGGCCGACGGCGACGCCGCGGTGCGCCTGTGCCGGGAGTTGCGCCCCGACGTGGCGGTGCTGGATGTGCGGATGCCGCACCGGGACGGGATCTCCGCGACCCGGGCGATCGTCGGCGACGGGCTCGCCGACGTGCTGGTGCTCACCACCTTCGACCTCGACGAGTACGTCTTCGGGGCGTTGCGGGCCGGCGCGGCCGGGTTCCTGCTCAAGGACACCGACGCCGACGGCCTGGTCAGCGCGGTGCGGACGGTGGCGCGGGGCGACGGGTTCATCGCGCCCACCGTGACCCGCCGGCTGATCACCGCGTTCGCGGCCACCGCGCCCGGCGCGTCGGCGGACGCCCGGGCCGCGTTGGGCACCCTCACCCCGCGCGAGCGTGACGTGCTGGCCTGCCTCGGGTTGGGCCTGTCCAACCAGCAGATCGCCGACCGGCTGGTGCTGGCGGAGAGCACCACCAAGACCCACGTGAGCCGGATCCTGGCGAAGTTGGACCTGCGCAGTCGGGTGCAGGCCGCGATCCTGGCCCAGGAGGTGGGTCTGCCCCCTCCCCCGCAGCCGTGA